A DNA window from Candidatus Eisenbacteria bacterium contains the following coding sequences:
- a CDS encoding MAPEG family protein, giving the protein MQQTAIFGPVFATILLTFVVWVYMYVKRIRFLTGNQVDPKDMAVPGALARISPPEVSNPSDNLKNLFEIPVVFYALALYLFVTNQVDGVYVSAAWIFVVFRVLHSAVHCTINIVMLRFYLYAISTVAVWFMAGRAALHYVGW; this is encoded by the coding sequence GTGCAACAGACGGCGATCTTCGGTCCGGTGTTCGCGACGATCCTCCTCACCTTCGTCGTGTGGGTCTACATGTACGTGAAGCGCATCCGCTTCCTCACCGGCAACCAGGTCGATCCCAAGGACATGGCCGTCCCCGGCGCGCTGGCGCGGATCTCGCCGCCGGAGGTCTCGAATCCGTCCGACAACCTGAAGAACCTCTTCGAGATCCCGGTCGTCTTCTACGCGCTCGCGCTGTATCTGTTCGTGACGAACCAGGTCGACGGTGTGTACGTCAGCGCGGCCTGGATCTTCGTCGTCTTCCGCGTGCTGCACAGCGCCGTCCACTGCACGATCAACATCGTGATGCTGCGGTTCTACCTGTACGCCATCTCCACCGTGGCCGTCTGGTTCATGGCGGGGCGAGCGGCGCTCCACTACGTCGGCTGGTAG
- a CDS encoding DUF1772 domain-containing protein, translating to MLASIVATGCAGLFAGAAIYINAVEHPARVSCGTELAVREFAPSYHRATVMQASLAVLGCVAGLWAAWRAGDPWLAVAALLLGAVVPFTLVVILPTNERLLDPTLDPGGERAATLLSRWNRLHAVRSALGAIAFGIFLVRLGTA from the coding sequence ATGCTGGCGTCGATCGTGGCGACCGGGTGCGCCGGGCTCTTCGCGGGCGCCGCGATCTACATCAACGCCGTCGAGCATCCGGCACGGGTGTCCTGCGGAACGGAGCTCGCGGTGCGGGAGTTCGCGCCGAGCTATCACCGCGCGACCGTCATGCAGGCGTCTCTCGCGGTCCTGGGCTGTGTCGCGGGCCTGTGGGCGGCGTGGCGCGCTGGGGACCCATGGCTCGCCGTGGCCGCGCTCCTGCTCGGCGCGGTCGTGCCGTTCACACTCGTCGTCATTCTCCCGACGAACGAGCGGTTGCTCGATCCGACGCTCGATCCCGGGGGAGAGCGGGCTGCCACGCTGCTCTCCAGGTGGAACCGTCTCCACGCGGTCCGCAGTGCTCTCGGTGCCATCGCCTTCGGGATCTTCCTCGTGCGGCTGGGCACGGCGTAG
- a CDS encoding isoprenylcysteine carboxylmethyltransferase family protein: MRYLPLAGIAALFGIGVGWRAWLHRRRYGSWGIVLLSGGPAQVRRDGLLLLLLAVVIGAQAVVYALRPDAIAARMVMPPFDVSGAIVLFGGIALMVRAQLDLGASWRVGIDESAKPGLVTGGLYTLARNPIFTGMLLALAGLALLVPTWLSFIALAGGTIGIRRQVLQEEAYLRRTYGADYLAYATRVGRFVPGVGRLR, encoded by the coding sequence GTGCGCTACCTCCCCCTCGCGGGCATCGCGGCGCTCTTCGGCATCGGCGTGGGCTGGCGCGCGTGGCTCCACCGGCGGCGGTACGGATCATGGGGGATCGTCCTGCTGAGCGGCGGACCGGCGCAGGTTCGTCGCGACGGCCTGCTGCTGCTCCTCCTCGCCGTCGTGATCGGAGCCCAGGCGGTCGTCTACGCCCTCCGGCCCGATGCGATCGCCGCGCGCATGGTGATGCCACCGTTCGACGTCTCCGGCGCGATCGTCCTGTTCGGCGGCATCGCCCTCATGGTCCGCGCCCAGCTCGATCTCGGCGCCTCGTGGCGGGTCGGCATCGACGAGAGCGCGAAGCCCGGCCTCGTGACGGGCGGCCTCTACACGCTCGCCCGCAATCCGATCTTCACGGGCATGCTGCTCGCTCTGGCCGGCCTGGCGCTTCTCGTCCCCACATGGCTCTCGTTCATCGCGCTCGCCGGCGGCACGATCGGCATCCGGCGGCAGGTGCTCCAGGAGGAGGCCTACCTGCGCCGCACCTACGGCGCGGACTACCTCGCCTACGCGACCCGGGTCGGGCGCTTCGTCCCCGGCGTCGGGAGGCTCCGCTGA
- a CDS encoding glutathione S-transferase family protein, which yields MRLYWHPFSVFPRRVRIALREKAIRHEEVVVDLPGGATRSIDFRRLNPFGHVPVLDDDGLVVFESIAILEYLEERVPRPALLPADPRDRARVRQWMQAAGDYLAPPFKRWVMRFFTPEAEWDRADQEIAAGEIACHLDVLEEQLARQEYLVGAFSLADVCYAPFVCEFAMAQLGALLEPRPGVHAWIERLRKRPSIASTGQGS from the coding sequence GTGCGGCTCTACTGGCATCCGTTCTCGGTCTTCCCGCGCCGCGTCCGCATCGCGCTGCGCGAGAAGGCCATCCGCCACGAGGAGGTCGTGGTCGATCTGCCCGGCGGGGCGACGCGCTCGATCGACTTCCGGCGCCTCAACCCGTTCGGTCACGTGCCCGTCCTCGACGACGACGGGCTCGTCGTGTTCGAGTCGATCGCCATCCTCGAGTATCTGGAGGAGCGCGTGCCCCGCCCCGCCCTCCTGCCCGCCGATCCGCGCGACCGCGCCCGCGTGCGGCAGTGGATGCAGGCCGCGGGCGACTACCTGGCGCCGCCGTTCAAGCGCTGGGTCATGCGATTCTTCACACCCGAGGCGGAGTGGGACCGCGCCGATCAGGAGATCGCGGCGGGAGAGATCGCGTGCCACCTCGACGTCCTCGAAGAGCAGCTCGCCCGGCAGGAGTACCTGGTCGGAGCGTTCTCGCTAGCCGACGTCTGCTACGCGCCGTTCGTCTGCGAGTTCGCGATGGCCCAGCTCGGCGCCCTGCTCGAGCCGCGTCCCGGCGTGCACGCCTGGATCGAGCGCCTGCGCAAGCGCCCGTCGATCGCGTCGACGGGACAGGGATCGTGA
- a CDS encoding class I SAM-dependent methyltransferase, translating into MSSLDDPKVLATLDRLHAAARGDWTFFVRNLPMMVGMILGQQGPPAAEQAAKFKDVYIPISRTQGRFLYMVARSVGAKRIVEFGTSFGVSTIYAAAAARDTGGTVIGTELEPSKRERALANIAEAGLADLVDVRLGDALETLRDVPPPIDLVLLDGWKDLYLPVLRLLESKLRPGAVVLSDNIKTFRRSLGPFLDYVQSGRNGFHSLTLPLADGFEYSVRL; encoded by the coding sequence ATGAGCTCGCTCGACGATCCCAAGGTGCTGGCCACGCTCGACCGCCTGCACGCGGCTGCGCGGGGCGACTGGACCTTCTTCGTCCGCAACCTCCCGATGATGGTCGGCATGATCCTCGGCCAGCAGGGGCCACCGGCGGCCGAGCAGGCGGCGAAGTTCAAGGACGTCTACATCCCCATCTCCCGCACGCAGGGACGCTTCCTCTACATGGTGGCGCGATCGGTCGGCGCCAAGCGGATCGTCGAGTTCGGGACGTCGTTCGGCGTCTCGACGATCTACGCCGCGGCCGCCGCCCGCGACACGGGTGGGACCGTGATCGGCACGGAGCTGGAGCCGTCGAAGCGCGAGCGCGCGCTCGCGAACATCGCCGAAGCGGGGCTCGCCGACCTGGTCGACGTTCGTCTCGGCGACGCCCTGGAGACGCTGCGCGACGTGCCGCCACCGATCGACCTGGTCCTGCTCGACGGCTGGAAGGACCTCTACCTGCCCGTCCTCCGCCTGCTCGAGTCGAAGCTCCGGCCGGGCGCGGTGGTGCTCTCCGACAACATCAAGACGTTCCGCCGCTCGCTCGGGCCGTTCCTCGACTACGTGCAGAGCGGACGCAACGGCTTCCACTCGCTCACGCTGCCGCTGGCGGACGGCTTCGAGTATTCCGTGCGTCTCTGA
- the ilvE gene encoding branched-chain-amino-acid transaminase, with translation MTIWIDGELKSRDQATVSVFDHGLLYGDGVFEGLRIYERRIFRLEQHLDRLYDSAKAIALDIPLGRPAMIEALRATVKANQKENGYIRLVVTRGVGDLGVDPTKCPNPSVIIIATDIQVYPAALYAKGVKVITSATRQVSHEAFDARVKSLNYLKNVLAKIDANRAGAHEAIMLNGDGFVGECTADNLFVVKHGTLLTPSPQDGALQGVTRETILELAGEARIPGREARLTRYDVYTADECFLTGTGAEVMPIAEVDGRRIGSVTPGPLTKRLLDAFHALVRREGDPIW, from the coding sequence ATGACCATCTGGATCGACGGTGAGCTGAAGTCCCGCGATCAGGCGACGGTCTCCGTCTTCGACCACGGGCTCCTCTATGGCGACGGCGTGTTCGAGGGGCTGCGCATCTACGAGCGGCGGATCTTCCGTCTGGAGCAGCACCTGGACCGCCTCTACGACTCGGCGAAGGCGATCGCGCTCGACATCCCGCTGGGTCGCCCCGCGATGATCGAAGCGCTCCGCGCGACCGTCAAGGCGAACCAGAAGGAGAACGGCTACATCCGCCTGGTCGTCACGCGCGGCGTGGGCGACCTCGGCGTCGATCCCACCAAATGTCCGAACCCGTCCGTCATCATCATCGCGACCGACATTCAGGTCTACCCGGCGGCGCTCTACGCCAAGGGCGTGAAGGTGATCACGTCGGCGACGCGCCAGGTGTCGCACGAGGCCTTCGACGCGCGCGTGAAGTCGCTCAACTACCTGAAGAACGTGCTCGCCAAGATCGACGCGAACCGCGCCGGCGCGCACGAGGCCATCATGCTGAACGGCGACGGCTTCGTCGGCGAGTGCACGGCCGACAACCTCTTCGTCGTGAAGCACGGCACGCTGCTGACGCCGTCGCCGCAGGACGGCGCGCTGCAGGGCGTGACGCGCGAGACCATCCTCGAGCTCGCGGGCGAAGCGCGCATCCCCGGCCGCGAGGCGCGCCTCACGCGCTACGACGTGTACACCGCCGACGAGTGCTTCCTCACCGGCACGGGTGCCGAGGTGATGCCGATCGCCGAGGTCGACGGCCGCCGCATCGGGAGCGTCACGCCAGGGCCGCTGACCAAGCGGCTCCTCGACGCGTTCCACGCGCTCGTGCGGCGCGAGGGCGATCCGATCTGGTAG
- a CDS encoding LLM class flavin-dependent oxidoreductase: MRFGVHAGPQDCSLDDLRRLWAIVDGAGFHWYSVWDHLYSVSDLTDTSKPCFEGISTMTAAAAATRNVRIGCLVFCVGYRNVGVLAKAAATIDHVSGGRCELGIGAGWNQSEFDAFHMPFLPIKDRLDQVEETAIVLRRLFDGERVTLAGKQVRVTNAICAPLPLQKRLRLWIGGQGEKRMLRIVARHADGWNVPFLPPDLFARRNGVLTDWCEKERRDPKTIVRTANVGLAIGTDDARVRQQEEKLQLMFGGMTDWVKPGHLLGTPAAVAERIGEYERAGADWVILALRAPFDFDGLDLFIREVMPKFRQGGPL; this comes from the coding sequence ATGCGTTTCGGCGTGCACGCGGGCCCGCAGGACTGCTCCCTCGACGATCTGCGCCGGCTGTGGGCGATCGTCGACGGCGCCGGCTTCCACTGGTACTCGGTGTGGGACCACCTCTACTCGGTCTCCGACCTGACCGATACGTCGAAGCCGTGCTTCGAAGGCATCTCGACGATGACGGCGGCGGCCGCCGCGACGCGCAACGTGCGCATCGGCTGCCTCGTCTTCTGCGTCGGCTACCGCAACGTCGGCGTGCTCGCGAAGGCGGCGGCCACCATCGATCACGTCTCGGGCGGCCGCTGCGAGCTCGGCATCGGCGCCGGCTGGAACCAGTCGGAGTTCGACGCGTTCCACATGCCGTTCCTGCCCATCAAGGATCGCCTCGACCAGGTCGAGGAGACGGCGATCGTGCTCCGCCGGCTCTTCGACGGCGAGCGCGTGACGCTCGCCGGCAAGCAGGTCCGGGTGACGAACGCGATCTGCGCGCCGCTGCCGCTCCAGAAGCGGCTGCGCCTGTGGATCGGCGGGCAGGGCGAGAAGCGGATGCTCCGCATCGTCGCGCGCCACGCCGACGGTTGGAACGTGCCGTTCCTCCCTCCCGACCTGTTCGCGCGGCGCAACGGCGTCTTGACGGACTGGTGCGAGAAGGAGCGGCGCGATCCCAAGACGATCGTCCGCACCGCCAACGTCGGCCTCGCGATCGGTACCGACGACGCCCGCGTCAGGCAGCAGGAGGAGAAGCTCCAGCTCATGTTCGGCGGCATGACCGACTGGGTGAAGCCCGGGCATCTGCTCGGGACCCCGGCCGCGGTCGCCGAGCGCATCGGCGAGTACGAGCGCGCCGGCGCCGACTGGGTGATCCTGGCGCTGCGGGCGCCGTTTGACTTCGATGGCCTCGACCTTTTCATTCGGGAGGTGATGCCGAAGTTCCGTCAAGGAGGTCCGCTGTGA
- a CDS encoding PQQ-dependent sugar dehydrogenase — protein sequence MTLFVLVALAILPASAKALGVRAGFTFTVPVEGLSQPTAAAFAPDGRLIVLEKNGFVRQWTAAGGLRPDPLLTLPVCTDSEMGLLGLAFDPEFVSNHYLYLYQTHPPGDDPGRCGEGVGGGRVNRVVRVTLGDQTIDPSSLVVIVDGLRTDGGNHDGGCVRFGPDGNLYVATGDTGISDGGPPGASSNPYAQDLQHLEGKILRVTRDGDPAPGNPFAAMGGNAAFVYAYGFRNPFRFAFDPITPGPQLLWAADVGQVTWEEIDVVTAGGNYGWPQCEGNEPMPACPGTSTPPVYAYRHPGNPNEVVSVTGGVHYDGAQFEDAYRGNYFFGDFGLDRVYRAEVDASRTGFVGDPQIFSADPEQPVDFFVGPDGALYWVAFGSGSIVRVTQDGRPGAAIGGCERALTSAAATLLPRTAKRVAACLAKGRDGCTALSAPRLSRRVRRRIAAACDPPGRGRVCARLGCACGSADDLAACVATAASSTVGSIATPIAGAARSRCRTASVRSLGGAGRDRMELIADCAQAGTALCVPPPGPPPPSTKGLTRACRQPPSDVCAALACATCATAADVATCVTAHVASEVDGLSSALLGVAR from the coding sequence ATGACGCTTTTCGTCCTGGTCGCGCTCGCGATCCTGCCGGCGTCCGCGAAGGCTCTCGGCGTGCGCGCGGGGTTCACCTTCACGGTGCCGGTCGAGGGCCTCTCGCAGCCCACGGCCGCGGCGTTCGCTCCGGACGGCCGTCTCATCGTCCTCGAGAAGAACGGCTTCGTGCGCCAGTGGACGGCGGCCGGCGGCCTGCGGCCGGATCCCCTCCTCACGCTTCCCGTCTGCACCGACAGCGAGATGGGGCTCCTCGGGCTCGCCTTCGATCCCGAGTTCGTCTCGAACCACTACCTCTACCTGTACCAGACGCATCCGCCGGGCGATGATCCCGGGCGCTGCGGCGAGGGGGTCGGCGGCGGGCGCGTCAATCGCGTCGTGCGCGTGACGCTCGGCGACCAGACGATCGATCCGTCGAGCCTGGTCGTGATCGTCGACGGCCTGCGGACCGACGGCGGCAACCACGACGGAGGCTGCGTGCGCTTCGGCCCCGACGGCAACCTCTACGTCGCGACCGGCGACACCGGCATCTCCGACGGCGGCCCGCCGGGCGCGTCGTCCAATCCCTACGCGCAGGACCTGCAGCATCTCGAGGGCAAGATCCTGCGCGTCACGCGCGACGGGGATCCGGCGCCGGGGAATCCGTTCGCGGCCATGGGCGGCAACGCGGCGTTCGTCTACGCGTACGGCTTCCGCAACCCGTTCCGCTTCGCGTTCGATCCGATCACGCCCGGCCCGCAGCTCCTGTGGGCCGCCGACGTGGGACAGGTGACGTGGGAGGAGATCGACGTCGTGACGGCCGGCGGCAACTACGGGTGGCCGCAGTGCGAGGGCAACGAGCCGATGCCGGCGTGTCCGGGGACCAGCACGCCGCCCGTCTACGCCTACCGCCATCCCGGCAACCCGAACGAGGTCGTGTCCGTCACCGGCGGCGTCCACTACGACGGCGCGCAGTTCGAGGATGCGTATCGCGGCAACTACTTCTTCGGCGACTTCGGCCTCGACCGCGTCTACCGTGCCGAGGTCGACGCGTCGCGCACGGGGTTCGTCGGCGACCCGCAGATCTTCTCGGCCGATCCCGAGCAGCCCGTCGACTTCTTCGTCGGGCCCGACGGCGCCCTCTACTGGGTGGCGTTCGGCTCGGGCTCGATCGTGCGCGTGACGCAGGACGGACGGCCGGGCGCGGCGATCGGCGGCTGCGAGCGTGCGCTCACCAGCGCCGCGGCGACTCTCCTTCCGCGCACGGCGAAGCGCGTCGCCGCGTGTCTCGCGAAGGGACGAGACGGGTGCACTGCGCTATCGGCGCCACGGCTGTCGCGCCGCGTGCGCCGTCGCATCGCAGCCGCCTGCGACCCGCCGGGTCGGGGCCGGGTGTGCGCCCGGCTCGGATGCGCCTGCGGATCGGCGGACGATCTGGCCGCCTGCGTCGCCACCGCAGCTTCGTCTACCGTGGGCTCGATCGCGACGCCGATCGCCGGCGCCGCGCGGAGTCGCTGTCGTACGGCGAGCGTCCGATCGCTGGGTGGTGCGGGCCGTGATCGCATGGAACTCATCGCCGACTGCGCGCAGGCCGGCACTGCGCTCTGCGTGCCGCCGCCCGGCCCGCCGCCGCCGAGCACGAAGGGTCTCACGCGGGCGTGTCGCCAGCCCCCGTCCGACGTCTGTGCGGCCCTCGCATGCGCCACGTGCGCGACCGCGGCCGACGTCGCGACCTGCGTCACGGCCCACGTCGCGAGCGAGGTGGACGGGCTCTCGAGCGCGCTGCTCGGCGTCGCACGCTGA
- a CDS encoding acyl-CoA dehydrogenase family protein → MHLAPTDEQQVVPREARRFLAEHITRERRLDWDKTPVGYDAAFWQTVAKLGWFGYAIPEQLGGQGVSLLDLGLLVEECGRAVAPFGIFASICGSHALAQLAGPAHKRAWLPLIARGEKLVTLAIAETAAALDPSAFTTVVRRRGKQLRLDGAKAFVLQGVTADAFLVAARDGRGASLLLVPRDTPGVTVDAQQTLAKDRQSRVGFRNVALPATALVGRAGAAWPQLEKLRRTLATLLCCDLVGGADAVLDMTVKYVCEREQFGVKLATFQAVQQMAAVMAIDLEGARHVTHQALWRLSEGLPADREVAIAKAWTARAYRDITLAAHQLHGGAGYVVEHVLHRHTLRAKQAELLFGSTEQWMEDLAGHLRLSPGR, encoded by the coding sequence ATGCACCTCGCACCCACCGACGAGCAGCAGGTAGTGCCGCGCGAGGCCCGTCGCTTCCTCGCCGAGCACATCACGCGCGAGCGGCGGCTCGACTGGGACAAGACGCCCGTGGGATACGACGCGGCGTTCTGGCAGACGGTCGCGAAGCTCGGATGGTTCGGCTACGCGATCCCCGAGCAGCTCGGAGGGCAAGGCGTGTCGCTGCTGGATCTCGGCCTTCTCGTCGAAGAGTGCGGCCGCGCCGTGGCGCCGTTCGGCATCTTCGCGAGCATTTGCGGGAGCCACGCGCTCGCGCAGCTCGCCGGGCCGGCGCACAAGCGCGCGTGGCTGCCGCTGATCGCGCGGGGCGAGAAGCTCGTGACGCTCGCGATTGCCGAGACGGCAGCGGCGCTCGATCCATCCGCGTTCACCACCGTCGTGCGCCGCCGCGGCAAGCAGCTCCGCCTCGACGGCGCGAAGGCCTTCGTCCTCCAGGGCGTCACCGCCGACGCATTCCTCGTCGCCGCGCGCGACGGCCGCGGCGCGTCGCTCCTGCTCGTGCCCCGGGACACGCCCGGGGTGACGGTCGATGCACAGCAGACGCTCGCGAAGGACCGTCAGAGCAGGGTCGGGTTCCGGAACGTCGCGCTCCCGGCGACGGCGCTCGTCGGGAGGGCCGGCGCGGCGTGGCCGCAGCTCGAGAAGCTCCGCCGCACGCTCGCGACGCTGCTCTGCTGCGATCTCGTCGGCGGCGCCGACGCCGTGCTCGACATGACCGTCAAGTACGTGTGCGAGCGCGAGCAGTTCGGCGTGAAGCTCGCGACCTTCCAGGCCGTGCAGCAGATGGCGGCGGTGATGGCGATCGATCTCGAGGGCGCGCGGCACGTGACGCACCAGGCGCTCTGGCGTCTATCCGAAGGCCTGCCCGCCGATCGCGAGGTCGCGATCGCCAAGGCGTGGACCGCGCGCGCCTACCGCGACATCACGCTCGCCGCGCACCAGCTCCACGGCGGCGCCGGCTACGTGGTCGAGCACGTGCTGCACCGCCACACGCTGCGGGCGAAGCAGGCCGAGCTGCTGTTCGGGTCGACCGAGCAGTGGATGGAGGACCTCGCCGGACACCTCCGCCTGTCGCCCGGGCGCTGA
- a CDS encoding acyl-CoA dehydrogenase family protein, producing MRYEYTAEQRAWQGEVRAFLRKAVTPALVAEMRQAGNEGDGPLARQFHEKLFKKGWWGVGWPREFGGLGKSAIDQFIYVEEMELAGAPAMRLAVTSVAPTILRQGTQEQRDRWIPKILDGSIDFCVAYSEPDAGTDLANLKTKAVLEGDEWVISGQKIWNTGAHTASHNWVAVRTEPEKPKHQGISMMIVPMDSPGITVQGIWTMSNIRTNLVFFDGVRVPRDHLIGERGMGFYYAMMALDFERIMIGSVGLLRRLFEELKAFVRKTKRDGVPLGRIPWVRRAMADLDVRIEIGRQLGLLNAWLVDQGQVPTKEGSMSKIYVTELNTHFATVSLEILGLAGQLGPENPAAPLAGRLQWLYTIAPMQRFGGGTNEIQRMIIAQRGLGMPRK from the coding sequence ATGCGCTACGAGTACACGGCTGAGCAGCGCGCATGGCAAGGTGAGGTGCGCGCCTTCTTGAGGAAGGCGGTGACGCCCGCGCTCGTCGCCGAGATGCGACAGGCGGGCAACGAGGGCGACGGCCCGCTCGCCAGGCAGTTCCACGAGAAGCTCTTCAAGAAGGGGTGGTGGGGCGTCGGCTGGCCGCGGGAGTTCGGCGGGCTCGGCAAGAGCGCCATCGACCAGTTCATCTACGTGGAAGAGATGGAGCTCGCCGGCGCACCCGCGATGCGCCTCGCCGTCACGTCGGTCGCGCCGACGATCCTGCGGCAGGGCACGCAGGAGCAGCGCGATCGCTGGATCCCGAAGATCCTCGACGGCTCGATCGACTTCTGCGTCGCGTACTCGGAGCCCGACGCCGGCACCGACCTCGCGAACTTGAAGACCAAGGCGGTCCTCGAAGGCGACGAGTGGGTCATCTCCGGCCAGAAGATCTGGAACACCGGCGCGCACACCGCGAGCCACAACTGGGTCGCCGTCCGCACCGAGCCCGAGAAGCCGAAGCACCAGGGCATCTCGATGATGATCGTGCCGATGGACTCACCGGGCATCACCGTCCAGGGCATCTGGACGATGTCGAACATCCGCACGAACCTCGTCTTCTTCGACGGCGTGCGCGTGCCGCGCGATCACCTGATCGGCGAGCGCGGGATGGGCTTCTACTACGCCATGATGGCGCTCGACTTCGAGCGCATCATGATCGGCTCGGTCGGCTTGCTGCGCCGCCTGTTCGAGGAGCTGAAGGCGTTCGTGCGCAAGACCAAGCGCGACGGCGTGCCGCTCGGTCGCATTCCGTGGGTGCGGCGCGCGATGGCCGACCTCGACGTGCGGATCGAGATCGGACGGCAGCTCGGGCTCCTCAACGCGTGGCTCGTCGACCAGGGGCAGGTCCCGACCAAGGAAGGCTCCATGTCGAAGATCTACGTGACGGAGCTGAACACGCACTTCGCGACCGTGAGCCTCGAGATCCTGGGACTCGCCGGCCAGCTCGGCCCCGAGAATCCCGCCGCGCCGCTCGCGGGGCGCCTGCAATGGCTCTACACCATCGCCCCGATGCAGCGCTTCGGCGGCGGCACGAACGAGATCCAGCGCATGATCATCGCGCAGCGCGGGCTCGGGATGCCGAGGAAATAG
- a CDS encoding RNA polymerase sigma factor has product MQAALSQAVVYEDLHRAHRERVVRLCRTLLADPDEAADVAQDVFTKLLRAQETETRPMDWGAWLTRVAVNACRDRRRSGWWRWWRERGVAIEESSLRTIRTPEDEIIGREVQGRVWDAYRRLPARQREVFALRQLEGYSTEEVASLLGISTGSVKQHLFRAVHGLRRALGETS; this is encoded by the coding sequence GTGCAGGCCGCGCTGAGCCAGGCCGTCGTGTACGAGGACCTCCATCGAGCCCATCGCGAGCGGGTCGTGCGCCTGTGTCGCACGCTGCTCGCCGATCCCGACGAGGCCGCGGACGTGGCGCAGGACGTCTTCACGAAGCTCCTGCGGGCGCAGGAGACAGAGACCCGCCCGATGGACTGGGGCGCGTGGCTGACCCGCGTCGCCGTCAACGCGTGCCGCGATCGGCGCCGCTCGGGCTGGTGGCGGTGGTGGCGCGAGCGGGGCGTCGCGATCGAGGAATCGTCGCTCCGTACGATCCGCACTCCCGAGGACGAGATCATCGGCCGCGAGGTGCAGGGGCGCGTCTGGGACGCGTACCGGCGGTTGCCGGCACGCCAGCGCGAGGTGTTCGCACTCCGCCAGCTCGAAGGCTATTCGACCGAGGAGGTCGCATCGCTGCTCGGGATCAGCACCGGGAGCGTGAAGCAGCATCTGTTTCGTGCGGTGCACGGGTTGCGCCGCGCGTTGGGAGAAACGTCATGA
- a CDS encoding periplasmic heavy metal sensor, with translation MRQFLVTTILGAMLLGVAPHAGAFGGRFMGGHGGGPGGGGPGGPAGLPLRLLVSDMTPDQRKQVREILMSDRAELRDILRQLRAAHDALGDRLFTAGPLTEKDLDPDVQKISALHQKLLEHGTKVMLQVRAIATPEQLAKAAQTKKRLGELKDEMRALFGHGADDDVPPEDLGQ, from the coding sequence ATGCGACAGTTTCTCGTAACGACCATCCTCGGCGCGATGCTGCTCGGCGTCGCCCCCCATGCCGGCGCCTTCGGCGGGCGGTTCATGGGTGGACACGGTGGCGGACCGGGTGGCGGAGGTCCGGGCGGTCCCGCGGGTCTTCCCCTGCGCCTCCTCGTGTCGGACATGACGCCCGATCAGCGCAAGCAGGTGCGCGAGATCCTCATGAGCGATCGCGCCGAGCTGCGCGACATCCTGCGCCAGCTCCGCGCCGCACACGACGCGCTCGGCGATCGACTGTTCACGGCCGGTCCGCTGACCGAGAAGGACCTCGATCCCGACGTCCAGAAGATCTCGGCGCTGCACCAGAAGCTGCTCGAGCACGGCACCAAGGTGATGCTCCAGGTGCGCGCGATCGCGACGCCCGAGCAGCTGGCGAAGGCGGCGCAGACGAAGAAGCGTCTCGGCGAGCTGAAGGACGAGATGCGCGCGCTCTTCGGACACGGGGCGGACGACGACGTCCCGCCGGAGGACCTAGGTCAGTAG
- a CDS encoding phage holin family protein, whose translation MNGLVVRWLVSAAALYLTSSIVKGIEVRGVASLLFAAAAIGVINAFVRPIVLLLTLPISVVTLGLFVMVVNAAMLWLASTFVPGFVVHGFWSAFWGWLMLSFFTFLINLLIGEHGRIEVVHFRY comes from the coding sequence ATGAACGGCCTCGTCGTCCGCTGGCTCGTCTCCGCCGCCGCGCTCTACCTCACGAGCAGCATCGTGAAGGGGATCGAGGTACGGGGCGTGGCGTCGCTCCTGTTCGCGGCCGCGGCGATCGGCGTCATCAACGCCTTCGTCCGGCCGATCGTGCTGCTGCTGACGCTGCCCATCTCGGTCGTGACGCTCGGGCTCTTCGTCATGGTCGTGAACGCGGCCATGCTCTGGCTCGCGTCCACGTTCGTGCCGGGCTTCGTGGTGCACGGCTTCTGGTCGGCGTTCTGGGGCTGGCTCATGCTCTCCTTCTTCACCTTCCTCATCAACCTGCTGATCGGAGAGCACGGCCGCATCGAGGTCGTCCACTTCCGCTACTGA